Genomic DNA from Opitutaceae bacterium:
GATGCTGCACTTGTTCTCGGCCGGGTAGTTTGTTTTGGGCAAAGCGGACAGTGCCGGAAAATGATTGCGCGAGACGGAACCGACACCGGTCCAGACATGACCATTCACCGCGATGTTGCGGATTTCGAATTCCGGAAAACGTGACTTGTTTCGCACCAAACCGATCTGATCATTGCGTCCGGCTTCAACGCGTTCGACGCGCATTCCCCGATGAGTGCTCTCCCAGTCAATGAACTTGCGGTAATTCTGCATCTTCAGATCCACGAGCGGCAGCGGCCAGTTGTACTCCGGCCAATTCCGATCGAACAGACGGCGGATCGGGATGTGTTCGGCGATCTCGGTCAGCCCTCCCAGTTGATAGGCTCCGGACGAGGAGACCGGTGATTTGGCGCTTATCGCCCCCATGTGATCGATGTGAAAATGGGAGATGACCGCCTGGTCGATCCGCTTTTCCGGAAAGCGCTGGAGCATGTGTGCAATATAGCGGGCGATCCATTCACCCGCGCTGCGCGCACCGTCGGGCTTGGGCGGGGTGCTCCAGCCAGCCTCGGGCGGCGCCGCTCCTGCATCCACAAGCAGTGTGGTTCCATCGGGCAGGATGAGAAACGCGGTTTCCCCCCGACCGGTGTTGATATGGTGAATATCGAGGCAGCCTTCGGACCACAGGGGGAGTGGGGATCCAACTGCGGCATCGGCCGCCTGGCATCCGATTTCCGTGGCTCCGAGAATGGCAACCCAAACGAGCACGATGCGGAGGGTGTTGACGGGGATCACGATGGGAATGCGCACGGGTTGATTGGATTGATCGAACTCAACGGAGGGCGGGTTGGAGAGCCGTGACGGCAGTCTGGAACTCGCTGATGCCATGCCAATGGGTCGCTCACTGAAAGCGTTAAGTTGCAGGGCGCTTCCTCCAATTCTCACTCCGATCTTCCCAGCGGCCGCAAAGACTGTCGTTTAACGCATTCAGCAACGCTCGGTTGGTCGATGTCACGGAATTGTTTCATGTCTCCATCTTTCGCTGATGCGCTCTTTCGATCAACTTTCGATTCACAGTGCCGGTGCGCAAGACGGTCAGCGCTTCATGATTCGCGTCGCGGACTAACCGGCCGTTTGCCGCTCCTCAACTCCTCCATGTCCACCGCTATTCCGCCAGCTGATCCAATCCGGTCAAAATTCTTGTCGTTAAACCCCGGGGGAGAGAGGACCACTGCAGATTCCGGCCTGCCCGTGATCCAGCTGTCGACAGATGTGGTGGTGGCTGGTGGCGGCATGGCGGGCGTATGCGCGGCGATTGCGGCCGCGCGGAACGGCGCAAGGGTGGTGCTGGTGCAAAATCGCTCCAGGCTTGGCGGCAATGCCTCCAGCGAGGTTCGGATGCATATCGTCGGCGCCAACTGGCACAAGAATAGACCGGGCTGGCGCGAAGGCGGCATATTGGAGGAACTGCGTCTCGACGACGCAGTCAGCAACCCCCAGCGCTGCCGGGAAATGTGGGATCTGCTGCTCTACGACAAGGTGATCACGGAGTCCAATATCACCCTGCTGCTCGACAGTGTCTTGGTTTCCGCCGAAACGAGCGGGGGAGTCATTGAGGAGGTGGTGGTGCGGAGCGACGCCACAGAGCGGATTTATCGCATTCACGCCGACATCTTCTGTGACTGCACAGGGGATTCCCGCCTCGCCTTGGAAGCGGGAGCCAAGACCCGTCGTGGACGCGAATCGCGTGCTGAGTTCAGCGAATCACTTGCTCCCGAAGTGGCGGATCGAGAGGTCTTGGGAAGCAGCATTCTTTTCATATCGCGGAAGCACAATGCACCCATGCCATTCAGCCCTCCGTCTTGGGCCCGCAGGATCGACAGCGAACAGCTGCGGCACCGCACGATCAAGTCCTGGGAATACGGCTATTGGTGGATCGAGTGGGGTGGGCATGTCGACACGATCGGTGACAATGAGCTCATCCGCTTTGAATTGCTGGCAATCGTCATGGGCATTTGGGATCACATCAAGAACAGCGGACGGTTTCCGGAAAGCGCAAACTGGGCGCTCGAATGGTTCGGCATGGTGCCAGGCAAGCGGGAGAGTCGCCGTATTGTCGGAGACCATATACTTACCCAGCAGGACTTGATCGACGGTGGGAACTTTGAAGATGCCGTCGCGATTGGAGGCTGGCCCATGGACGACCATCCTTCCGGGGGATTCGACAGCGCCGGCGAATCCCCCGGAGTGCAGCTTGCCACGAAGGAGGTGTATGACATTCCGCTTCGCTCACTTTACAGTCGAAACATTCGCAATCTCTTCATGGCCGGTCGCAACATTAGCGCGAGCCATGTCGCGTTCACGTCGACGCGAGTCATGGGCACATGCAGCGTCGTGGGGCAGGCGATCGGCACCGCGGCGGCGGTCTGCGTTCGACACGGAATCACGCCGCGTCAGGTTTACCAGCAGAAACACCGGCTCCTTGAGCTTCAGCAAAGCCTGATATCCGATGATCAAACGATCAAGGGTATCCGCGGCGAAGCTGAAAATGACATTGCGCGTGAGGCTCGGATCACCGCATCGGCGGAAGAGGGTGGGGCGGTGGCCTGCAATGTCGTGAATGGCTGGCTGCGCGACTTTCCAAGTCAGTGTGTCAAGTCCACGCCCGAGCTCAATGTTCCCCTGCGCATGTCAGACGCCGGGGTCGTGATCGGTCCCGCAATCAACCATTGGGCCGGGCGTATGCAATCGTGGGGCGCTTGGATTGAATTGTTCTGGAATGAATCGAAGCCGATTCGCATGGTTCAGTTGATCTTTGACACCGGGTTTCAACGTGAGCTCACGCTGAGCTCATCTGATCACATCAACAGTGGCATCATTCGCGGCCCACAGCCTGAAACAGTGCGTGACTATGAGATCCAGGGGTGGACTTCGGATTCTCAAGGTTGGTTCTCGATTGAATCGATACATGGCAACCACCAGAGACTCCGACGACATCCGTTGAACTCCGCCCATTTGCGCGGCCTTCGCGTGCATGTTCACGCAACCAACGGCGATGCCTTTGCGAGAATCTTTGAGATTCGTTGCCTCGTCTGACTCACCGAGGATTGAGTCGTTTGGACGCTCCACCCAACAGAGGCACCATGCGACTCACAGAGGAATGATGTCGCACCCTCGGGAAATTCTGCTTGCCCGGCATCTTGGTCAGCCGGTAGTAACCGGGGTTTGAAGAGTTCCGGAGCGATCCGTGAATTCCCGTTCTTTCCCTGTCAGCACTGCGTTTTTCCGCCAGACTTCACACTCCAAGTGTGCAAGATGCCGAAATGGAATGATTTCGACTAACTCCAGTATTGTCGCTGTGTTGGTTTGAGAGAGAATTGCAGCTCATGGGGGTCGATAGCTCAACGGTAGAGCAGCGTCCTTTTAAGTCGTTGGTTCTGGGTTCGAATCCCAGTCGACCCACCATTCCCCTTGAGTCACCGTCAGATAGTGCTTTTTACCGAGGGCGTGCCGGGGGCTCGCTGGATGCGATCGAGGCATCGACCGAGGCGTAAACAATTCCAAGAAGATTGTCGGCAGTCACTCGTTCACTGTCGACTTCACCGTTGTTGATGCCGCGAACCCGCCAGCCGTCGGGAGTTGGGTCAACCAGCTGATGCACCACCTGCCGTCCACCGCGGGTCCGGTACGCCACCTTCATTCCGGATTGGAGATCCTCATACCGAGCCTTCGCAATCACCAGAAAGGTGTCCTCGTTGTATACCGGGGCCATGGATTCACCCCCTCCCGCAACGGAGGTTCTTTCCTGGCCCATTGAGGCCAGATTTGCGGCATCGCGCCATGCTTCCAGTCTGGCGGACTGTGAAGGCCGGCCTGGATCGGGTCCCAGGCTTTCATGGCCTGCGGTTGTGCCGGAATCCGTGCCAGCGGTCGCTGAGCAGCCTGCAAACAAGAGCGCGCACAGAGAACAGGCGACTCCACAACATCCTGCGAGAATGGGATGGGGCTTCAAATGTGGAGAAACCATTGCCTGATCGGTTCGTCACGGATGGGGCGATTGAGATGTAAAAGATCGATGAAAGCTGACAGTGGATTCTCTGGTGGCCCGAACTACGTCCTAAGCACTATTGTTTATTTGATCCGCCCCAGGCTCCCAATTCATCGAAATATCTCCACTGCATGAAACGTCTTGTCATCGTTGAAGACCAAACCGCCATCCGGGAGATGCTCGTTGAGATCCTGCGCACGGACATGAATTACAAGCTGGTTGGAGAGAGCGGTGACGGACAGAGCGCCTATGCGCTTTGCCTTGAGGTGCTTCCCGATGTCATTGTGCTCGATGCCAAGCTGCCTGGCCTCAATGGTGTCGACCTGCTTCGGCGCCTCAGCAAGCAACTGCGGAATCTGCGGGTGCTGGTCTTTTCAGGCCACGAGAATCCCATGCTTGTGCGCGAAATGCTGGAGGCGGGTGCGCACGGATTTGTCGAGAAGACCGCGGGGCTCTTTGAATTCAAGAAAGGCCTGGAGACCGTCGCGAATGGTGGCACGTATTTTGGACCGGCGGTTGCGGCTCTCCTGCGCAATGTGGTCGCAAATCCGTCCGCGAGTGCTTCAAGCGATTTCCTCACGGATCGTGAACGCGAGATTCTGCAGCTGGTGGCGGAGAGCCACAGCACAAAGGAAATCGCCTCGAAGCTCAACATCAGCGTCAAGACGGTGGACAATCATCGCACCAACCTGATGCGGAAATTGAATCTGCACGATGTCGCCAGCCTTACCCGCTACGCGTTGGAAATCGGGCTGATCGAGCCGAAAAAGCCCATTTGACGCAATCAATGGGCGCCGGTTGTCCACTGCCGCGCCTCATTGAATCGATCCACCAGCACGCTGACAAGCGGGTCGGCAACCCCGATGGGTTCGGTCATGCGTGTGCGAAGCGAGGGACGCCGCTTCATGGCTTCGCTGCAAATTGCCGCGATGTCGCCGTCGGGTCCCGCGTGCCGCCCCTGGGAAAAGAACTGAAGGGCGATGACAACCTCGCCTGAATCGCACGGCGGGGTTGTCAGGCGGTCAATAAGCAGAGGATCGTTGAATGCGAAACGAGGGCCGGGGCGCCTTTCCATGGAAGCCACATGGACTCCGTGCACCCCATCCGCCAGGATGGCTGCCAGCTGCCTCCCGAGATGATTGCGGGCAGCCGCGACGCCTGGCTTCGGACTTCCGTGATCAACAAGGACAACCTGCGCGCGGGACGGGCCGCTCATCGTGGCCACTGCCTCGCGAACGCGTTCGGCCAGCGCGCTGGCGACGCGGACATCATCCGGTTCACTTGGATTGACAACACACCTTGCCAGCTGGATTCGCGCGGTCGGATATCGTCGCGAAATGGCTTTGATTCGCCTGGAGAGATAATCGACAATGGCTCCACTGGGGCCAAAGAACAGGGGAAGCAGGACGGCCTTCTCCATTCCCGCTGCCAGCTGCCCCTCCAGTGCCTGCTCCAGAAGCTCTGCCGGACGGCCTTCGGTCTCCTTCGGTGAAATTGCACTTGAATGCAATAGGGAAACCGGTCTGACGGGGCAGTCGATTCGCGCTTCGATGGCTGCCGCGAGCCTGCGGAGCGTCAAGGTGGCCGTCGCGCGAAGGGAGCCATTGTCGAACAGGAAGCACATTTCCGCCCGGGTCATCGATGAATTCGCGAGGATGGGATTAATGACTTGCCGATCGAAAACCCTTGCTTGATAAGGTCAACCCTGCCGCCCATCTCATGAATCTCTTCTCGAAGAAACTCACCTTCATCCTTGTCGGTGCCGCAATTGCATTTGCGGGCTGTAGCAAGAAACCAAAGCGTCCCTCGCCCAATGACACCGTGCTCGGACAAGGAGCCGGAGGGGGAGGGACTGACAGTCTTAATCCGGTCGATTCAAGCCTGTCCGGGGTTACCGATGCATCGGCTGCCGGTTTGGAATCGCGACGTGGCACGGAAATTGGAGACCAGATCCGCGATCTCGTCGATCCCGTGTACTTTGACTTTGACAAGTCGGCCATCCGGGCATCCGAGCGCTCCAAGCTGCAGGAGGCCCAGAAACTGCTGGGTGAACACCCGGAGCAACGCGTTCTCCTTGAGGGGCATTGTGACTGGAAAGGCACGGCGGAATACAATCTCGCACTTGGCGATCGTCGAGCTGTGGCTGCGAAACAGTACCTTCAGTCCTTGGGAATCGCGGCTGATCGCATTGAAACCCTTTCCAAGGGCGACCTCGATGCGGTTGAAAACGCCACGGCGGAGCAGGCCGCAAAGGACCGCAGGGTCGACATCGTCTTTCTCAAAAAGTAGCCGCGGCGCCTTTCCGGGCATTGGCGAGACCCGCGTGCTGTAGCGCGGGTCTTTTTGTTTCAGGAACCACCGGTCCCGCTTCGCAGTTCGGGAAGCGAGGAACCGTGCGGCAACATCGGAGGCCCGGAAGCCCGCCCGCCGGCCGATGCTGACGAAGTGAGATCGACCTGGTTCCAGATCAATTCAGCGCGATTCTCGATGATCAATCGAGCCTTGGAAACCTCCGCCTGTCTGGCGGCACGATTTCCCTCCGCTATGCGCGCGAGATCGTCAAGGTTGTAGAGGTAGGCATTTTCGAGTTTGCCGACGATGGGCTCGACATCGCGTGGCAGCGCCAGGTCGACGAAGAGAATCGGGTGTGCGGGGCGTCGACGAAGGGCTGTTGTTGCGGCAAAGTGCGTGATCACGGCATGGGGAGACGACGTCGAGCAGACCACAATGTCGAACTTGTGAAGGTGAACGGGAATGGTTTCGAATGGCAGCGCAGCTCCACCGAAGCGGGTGGCCAGCTCCATGGCCCTTGGCAGCGTCCGACTCGAAACCGTAAGCGATTCAACGCCCCGGCTGCGAAGGGCGGCCGCTGTCTTTTCGCCGATTTCACCGGCTCCGAGCAGCAGGACCTGGGCATGCTTGAGATCGCCAAAAATCGTGATGGCAAGATCGACGGCCACGCTTGCCACACTGACCTGACCGAGCGTGATTGCCGTGTGCGTGCGCACCTGCTTGGCGCCCTGGAACGACTT
This window encodes:
- a CDS encoding S24/S26 family peptidase encodes the protein MAPVYNEDTFLVIAKARYEDLQSGMKVAYRTRGGRQVVHQLVDPTPDGWRVRGINNGEVDSERVTADNLLGIVYASVDASIASSEPPARPR
- a CDS encoding response regulator transcription factor codes for the protein MKRLVIVEDQTAIREMLVEILRTDMNYKLVGESGDGQSAYALCLEVLPDVIVLDAKLPGLNGVDLLRRLSKQLRNLRVLVFSGHENPMLVREMLEAGAHGFVEKTAGLFEFKKGLETVANGGTYFGPAVAALLRNVVANPSASASSDFLTDREREILQLVAESHSTKEIASKLNISVKTVDNHRTNLMRKLNLHDVASLTRYALEIGLIEPKKPI
- a CDS encoding MBL fold metallo-hydrolase; this encodes MRIPIVIPVNTLRIVLVWVAILGATEIGCQAADAAVGSPLPLWSEGCLDIHHINTGRGETAFLILPDGTTLLVDAGAAPPEAGWSTPPKPDGARSAGEWIARYIAHMLQRFPEKRIDQAVISHFHIDHMGAISAKSPVSSSGAYQLGGLTEIAEHIPIRRLFDRNWPEYNWPLPLVDLKMQNYRKFIDWESTHRGMRVERVEAGRNDQIGLVRNKSRFPEFEIRNIAVNGHVWTGVGSVSRNHFPALSALPKTNYPAENKCSIALRISYGKFDYFTGGDLDVRDVEIANPSDQWKDIERPVAMATGPVEVYKVNHHANYDASSPFFLSVLRPKVSVASTWGASQPAMSVHRRLLSTHTYPGHRDVFYTNMMEATLSALHIDRTKTPAGHVVVRVTPGGGEFFVYVLDDTDESYRIKAVFGPYRSD
- a CDS encoding cobalamin biosynthesis protein CbiX is translated as MTRAEMCFLFDNGSLRATATLTLRRLAAAIEARIDCPVRPVSLLHSSAISPKETEGRPAELLEQALEGQLAAGMEKAVLLPLFFGPSGAIVDYLSRRIKAISRRYPTARIQLARCVVNPSEPDDVRVASALAERVREAVATMSGPSRAQVVLVDHGSPKPGVAAARNHLGRQLAAILADGVHGVHVASMERRPGPRFAFNDPLLIDRLTTPPCDSGEVVIALQFFSQGRHAGPDGDIAAICSEAMKRRPSLRTRMTEPIGVADPLVSVLVDRFNEARQWTTGAH
- a CDS encoding OmpA family protein; amino-acid sequence: MNLFSKKLTFILVGAAIAFAGCSKKPKRPSPNDTVLGQGAGGGGTDSLNPVDSSLSGVTDASAAGLESRRGTEIGDQIRDLVDPVYFDFDKSAIRASERSKLQEAQKLLGEHPEQRVLLEGHCDWKGTAEYNLALGDRRAVAAKQYLQSLGIAADRIETLSKGDLDAVENATAEQAAKDRRVDIVFLKK
- a CDS encoding FAD-dependent oxidoreductase, which produces MSTAIPPADPIRSKFLSLNPGGERTTADSGLPVIQLSTDVVVAGGGMAGVCAAIAAARNGARVVLVQNRSRLGGNASSEVRMHIVGANWHKNRPGWREGGILEELRLDDAVSNPQRCREMWDLLLYDKVITESNITLLLDSVLVSAETSGGVIEEVVVRSDATERIYRIHADIFCDCTGDSRLALEAGAKTRRGRESRAEFSESLAPEVADREVLGSSILFISRKHNAPMPFSPPSWARRIDSEQLRHRTIKSWEYGYWWIEWGGHVDTIGDNELIRFELLAIVMGIWDHIKNSGRFPESANWALEWFGMVPGKRESRRIVGDHILTQQDLIDGGNFEDAVAIGGWPMDDHPSGGFDSAGESPGVQLATKEVYDIPLRSLYSRNIRNLFMAGRNISASHVAFTSTRVMGTCSVVGQAIGTAAAVCVRHGITPRQVYQQKHRLLELQQSLISDDQTIKGIRGEAENDIAREARITASAEEGGAVACNVVNGWLRDFPSQCVKSTPELNVPLRMSDAGVVIGPAINHWAGRMQSWGAWIELFWNESKPIRMVQLIFDTGFQRELTLSSSDHINSGIIRGPQPETVRDYEIQGWTSDSQGWFSIESIHGNHQRLRRHPLNSAHLRGLRVHVHATNGDAFARIFEIRCLV
- a CDS encoding glutamyl-tRNA reductase yields the protein MSDRANMRPAFFVLGASHHSAPLEIREKLALTPERLASLQQAIEGMAGLHELAVLNTCNRVEFYGVVDSPVVIERLQDEFCAACNLPASQLAPIRHLATDRNAVAHLMAVASGLESQMLGENEIFGQVKAAYQSALERKTAGPVLNRIFQKSFQGAKQVRTHTAITLGQVSVASVAVDLAITIFGDLKHAQVLLLGAGEIGEKTAAALRSRGVESLTVSSRTLPRAMELATRFGGAALPFETIPVHLHKFDIVVCSTSSPHAVITHFAATTALRRRPAHPILFVDLALPRDVEPIVGKLENAYLYNLDDLARIAEGNRAARQAEVSKARLIIENRAELIWNQVDLTSSASAGGRASGPPMLPHGSSLPELRSGTGGS